TTTAGTTATGAATGAACTTCTAAAAACAAAAGGCACTGTAACCTCAAGTTACAGTGCCTTTTATCTTTTACTGTGTTGCTTTTTACACACCTTCAGCAACTACTTCCTTCACTGAAGGGACCATGCGTTTGAGCATGTTTTCAATGCCTGCTTTCAGTGTAACAGTGGAAGAAGGACAGCCACTGCAAGAACCTTGAAGCAAAACCTTTACAACACCGCTTTCTTCGTCAAAAGAGTGGAACTGAATAGCACCGCCATCCATTTCTACAGCTGGTTTGATGTACTCATCCAATACACCTTTGATTTTTTTGACAGCTTCAGAGTCAGTATCAATGATCAACTGTTGCTCTGGTTGGTTTGCATTGAAAACCTCTTGACCTGTTTCAAAGAAATTCTTGATAAAGGCTTTGACATCATTGATTACTTCAATCCATTCTGTGCTGTCATTTTTCGTAAGCGTAACGAAGTTGCTCATGAAAAATACACGCTCAACAAATGGGAATTCTTGAAATAAAGATGTTGCCAAAGGAGAGTTTTTCGCACTTTCCAGATCAGGGAAGTCAAAGTTGTCCCCATTTTCTATCAGCATAAAGCTCAACATGAACTTCATGGAGTTAGGGTTAGGGTTTGCTTCTGTGTATATAGATACGTTTTTTGGATACAGTTCGTCCTTGTTGTATTTGATATCAGGCATCTTGAAAAGAATCGTTTGTTAGATATTAATACCTTGTTTAGGTGCTAAACTCTCCAAGTCAATGAATTGTTCAGCGAATTAAATAACAAAGGAACGGTGAAAATCATTCCTGTCAAAGAATAGGGATTGGAAAAAGGCAAATGTTTGCAAAAGGTAAACGGGTATTCGCCCTAAGACCGAGGGGTGTTAATTATAAATTTTGATGAATGACATTAGAGTTTGCAGAGAGATATTAAATTGCAGGATAAATTTTTTATGAAATCCCAAAAAATGAAGTGGGACAGCGAATTGACCACTTCTATGATGATTCTTTAAGATATGACACCAACATTGGTCTTGCTTCTGATAGGCATCTATTTTTCAGGAGTGTTGTTGATATCCTATGTAACGGCAAGAGGTGCAACACAGACAACATTTTTTACTGCTGACAAGAATTCTCCTTGGTATCTTGTGGCTTATGGAATGATTGGAGCAACCTTATCGGGCGTAACATTTGTATCCCTTCCAGGATGGGTAGGGACATCAGGCTTTAGCTATTTCCAAACAACAATGGGGTATGTATTGGGGTATGCTGTGATAGCAACAGTATTGTTACCCTTGTATTATAAGCTGAACCTTGTTTCTATTTACTCTTTTCTAGAAGACCGATTCGGTTTTTGGTCATATAAAACAGCGGCATTTTTCTTCTTGTTATCCCGTACTATTCAAGCTGCGGCAAAGCTTTATATTGTTTCAATCGTACTTCAGACTTTTCTGTTTGATGAGTTGAATGTGCCTTATTTTTGGACAGTATTTATTACAATAGCTTTGATTTGGCTGTACACCTTCAGAGGTGGCATCAAAACGGTAGTTTGGACGGATGTTCTTCAAACTACATTTATGCTGCTGGCTGCGGGAATCACGGTGTATATTATTGCAAAAGACCTAGGGTTAGGTTTCAGCGAAATGCTACAAACCATTCAGGAAAACGGGAAATATTCTAAGACGTTTTTCTGGGATCCATCTCAGCCAAGTTATTTCTTCACCCAGTTTATATCGGGAGCATTTTTAGCCTTGGTGATGACAGGTCTTGATCAGGATATGATGCAGAAAAACCTTACTTGCCGTACAGCTCCAGATGCCCAAAAGAACATGTTTTGGTTTAGCTTGATACTGGTTGCTGTGAATATTCTTTTCCTGACATTGGGGGCTATGCTGTACATTTATACAGATAGAATGGGTATTCCATTGCCCGCCAAAGGAGATGAGCTGTTCCCGATGTTAGCCAAAGACTATTTGGGGGTATTTGCGGCTTCTGTTTTTCTTTTGGGTATTATAGCTGCTGCTTATTCTAGTGCAGACTCGGCTCTGACCTCACTAACTACCTCGTTTTGTATTGACTTCCTTAATTTTGGAAAAACCAAAACAGGAAGTGCCCAAAAGCGCACAAGACGTATTCAGGTACACATGATGTTTTCTCTGATTCTGTTGTTGACAGTGATATTATTTAAATTGATCAACAATACATCAGCTCTGGATGCGGTGTTGAAGGTAGCTACTTATACTTATGGGCCTTTATTGGGCCTTTTTGCCTTTGGGTTGCTTACCCGAAAGAAACTCAAAGACAAATGGGTACCTGTGGTTTGTGCATTGTCACCACTTTTATGCTTTCTGATGAATTTCTTTTCTGAAGAGTTATTCAATGGTTACCGTTTCGGTTACGAGTTGCTAATGCTAAATGGAGCCATGACTTTCTTGGGGCTGTTGCTACTCAGCAAAAAAGGAGAGCTTTATGAAAAACGGTTGTTGGAGTGGAAATAAGTATGGCTATTGGTTTTGTGTCCTGATTGATCACATTTAAATTAAAAGCTGTATTTTCTCATTATCAAATACAACCGAATTTATATGAAGCAATACAAAATAAGCTTTCTCCTGATATTATTGTTTGCCATGTTGGGAAGCTGTAAATCCCAACAGGAGCAAACAGTTGTTCCTGATTACTTTTATCAGACTTGGGTACATAGTTTGGAAGAAGATAATGATAGTGTGGTGGTCATGCGAAATGAGCAGTTTGACTTCCCGGTGATTAGGGGAGGCAGAAGTGCACTGACTTTCGAGAAAGATGGAACTGTCAAGAAAAGGGAAATGGCGCCAAATGATGGCCATTATTTGATAACGGAGGGGAAATGGTCTTATATTCCGAAAAACTATTTACTGAAAGTAGAGTTGGAAGATGGTCGGGAAGAGGAGTATACAGTAGTAGTGATGAAGGAGGAAATAATGAAGCTAAAGGAAGTAGCTAACTGATATAAAAGTAAAAGCCAAGAACGGTTCAGGTTCTTGGCTTTTTTGTTTAATAAGCAAATAGCGTGATAAAAATAACAGCTCCTGTAAAGTACCCAATCAAGGCAAGCCAACTGACTTCTCTCAAGTACCAGCCAAAAGGTATTTTTTCCATTCCCATGGCAGCAACTCCAGCAGCAGACCCGATAATCAAAGCACTTCCACCTGTTCCGGAGCAATACGCTATAAGCTCCCACATAATATGATCAGTAGGGAATAAAGTTAACTCATACATCCCCATGGTAGCAGCTACTAGAGGAACGTTGTCAACAACTGCGGAAAGCAAACCAAGGGATAGCGCAATGGTATAGATATTGCCAATATGATGGTCAAGCAACAATGCCATTTCCTTTAATATTCCTGTAGCTTGTAAACTTGATATGGCTACTAGTATTCCGAAGAAAAACAGGACACTAGGTACATCAACCCGCTTCAGGACACCCATTACTGACAAGGGGTGTTTTTGTTCTGTGTTCTTGCTCTTGTGCATAATTTCGGTCAGCAACCATAAAGCGCCTAACCCAAGTAAAATCCCCATAAAAGGAGGTAGGTGCGTTACAGACTTGAAAAATGGAACAAAGATCAGGCATGCAAGTCCTGCAAAAAGCACAATTCTTCTTTCAGCTACCGAAACAGGTTCCTGATGATCAAAATCGTTGTTTAAGTTGTCTGTATTTCCCCTTTCATTTGGATAACTGTATAGCTTTTTGCGGTACGCAAAGGTGATGACCATCAAAGGAGCAAAGATGCAAGCAAGGCTGGGTAGAATTAGTTTGGTAATAATACTCTCGGCTGTAATCTGTCCACCAATCCACAACATGGTGGTGGTTACATCTCCAATCGGTGACCATGCTCCCCCTGCATTGGCTGCTATAACGACCATGCATACAAAAAACATCCTTGTCTGTCGGTCTTTTAGTAGCTTCCTTAGAATGGACACCATGACAATTGTTGTTGTCAGGTTATCCAGTGCTGCTGAGAGGAAAAAGGTAAGCATACAGACCATCCAGAGGAGCTTGATACGTTTTTGGGTTGTGATAAACTGAGTGATATCCTCAAAACCCTGATGTGCATCAATCAGCTCAACGATAGTCATGGCTCCAAGTAGGAAAAACAGTATGCCAGAAATTTCTCCTAAATATTCATACAGCTCATGAACAATCGTATGGGCTTGCTTATCTGCCATCAAAATATAGACTGTCCAGCAAAGTACACCCACAATCAAGGAAGGAGCAGACTTGTCAATTTTGATATTGTGTTCTAAGGCGATGGCCATATAGCCAAGCACGAAAATGGAAAGGATGATAGTAATCATAAAGGTTTTCTGGTTGAAAGTACAAGCACTTTATTAGATAGAATGATTAAGTAGTGAGTGCCTTAGTAGTATGGTTGAAAGTTATGCTGTTGAAGCTGTGGTACTGGATAGAAAATGAAGTGAGTTGGGTTTTTGAAAAACCAGTTAAAACTAAAGATGAAAATGTTTCCCATCAATAATCGTTTTATCTAAAAACTTGCATTGGATTAAGTACAAAGTAATAGTGACCTTTCGCCCTTGAGGTAAATTCTTTATTGATATAATCTTATATTATTCTCATGTTTGTTAATTCTACTGCACTTGATTTAGAGTGAAAAGCCTTGTTCAGGTTGAAGGATTTGGGGATAATACCCTATTTTGCACTTTAAACAGTGAGCAAACAAACCAAATAGACTATGTATTCACACGAAGTGAAAGAGCGAATAAGGTATGCTGATACTGACCAGATGGGTTTTGTGTACTATGGAAATTATGCCCGTTTTTATGAGATAGGTCGAGTAGAAGCTCTTAGAGCGTTGGGAGTCAAATACAAGCAGATGGAAGAGGAAGGAATTATGCTCCCTGTTCTTGAATGCTACTCTAAATATATCAAACCTGCAAAGTATGATGACTTGATTACCATCAAAACGATGATCAAGGAATTACCTTCAGCAAGGATTTTTTTCGAATATGAAATTCTGTCTGAAGATGGGCAGTTGCTAAACCAAGGGAAGACAACACTTGTTTTTATGCGTAGTGATTCGCATCGACCTTGTAAAGCACCAGAAGAAATACTGAAACTTTTGGAACCATATTTTGCAGATAATTACGAAAAAGAAATCTCATGAGCGTTCTTGAAGAATGGCTGCATGAAAGTAAACCAGGAAGCAAGGTTGTAGGGTATCTGAAATCTATAAGGTTCAAGTCACTAGACGTTTCATTGTATACAATCCTGTATATCTTTCTTAAGAAGCTGGATGAAGATGATACGTTACAGAGGGCTCAGGCAGTGGCTTTTAATTTTACATTGGCAGTACTGCCAACCATTATCTTTGTTTTTACCCTGATACCTTACTTGCCGATTGACAACTTTGATGCAATGATTTTTGACTTTCTGGATGAAATGTTGCCAGAGTATGTCACCTATGCAGTCAATAAAGTCATAGTGGATATTGTAAGTCGCCCTAGAGGAGGGTTGTTGTCATTTGGTTTCTTTCTAGCAGCATTTATGGCAACAAGTGGTATGCGTTCACTGATGGATGCATTTAATAGTTGTACGCACTCATTTGAGGGAAGAACTATTTGGAAACAGTATAGTATTGCTTTCCTGCTCACAGCACAGTTGGCATTTACCATGTTTTCGGCTATTATTCTGTTGATATACGGTAAAGTAATTTTGAATGCTCTGGTAGAGTACGGGTATGTGGATACCTTCTTTGTTTATCTGCTTTTGCATATCCTCAGAATTATAGTCATTACGTTTATGTTCTTCCTCAACACTGCACTAATTTACTATTTGGCTCCGGCTATTAAGGTAAGGTGGAAGCTGATTTCACCAGGTTCAGTGATCGCAACTACGTTAGGAATCCTGACATCAAGCGTTTTTTCTTATTATCTGGAAAATTTTAATACCTACAACAAACTGTATGGGTCAATAGGTGCTGTGATAGGTGTAATGTTCTGGATATTAACGGTTTCATATATTTTGTTGATAGGTTTTCAGGTGAATACAACCTTGGATATGACAAAAGAGCGATTGAGTATTTTTGAAGAAAAACAGAAAAAAACTGAAGAAGGGGTTGTGTGATATAAAAAAACCTCACATATTTGCACTCGCAATAACGAAATGGCCATTCAGAGGGTTGGCGGAGTGGTCGAACGCGGCGGTCTTGAAAACCGTTGTGCCGAAAGGTACCGGGGGTTCGAATCCCTCACCCTCTGCACATACAGACCAGTTCGGTCTTTGATGATCGAATGAAGCAACTAAAAAAATTATCCAGAGAGTTGGCGGAGTGGTCGAACGCGGCGGTCTTGAAAACCGTTGTGCCGAAAGGTACCGGGGGTTCGAATCCCTCACTCTCTGCAATAAGACCTTGATCATGATGATGATCTAAAAAACCATCCAGAGGGTTGGCGGAGTGGTCGAACGCGGCGGTCTTGAAAACCGTTGTGCCGAAAGGTACCGGGGGTTCGAATCCCTCACCCTCTGCATATAAGACCTTGATCATGATATTGATCTAAATCCCTAGAGAGTTGGCGGAGTGGTCGAACGCGGCGGTCTTGAAAACCGTTGTGCCGAAAGGTACCGGGGGTTCGAATCCCTCACTCTCTGCACAAAGCGATAATCAAAAGATTATCGCTTTTTTTGTGCCCTTAAAGATCTAATGAGCTGTCAGCTTGTGTGAGCACCCATTTGGAGTCAATGGTGTCATACATGTACTCAAAAACCCCTTTGTTGTATTTTTGAAAGAAGTGTCTATACTTTTTTGTATAAAGCGCCCTCGGGCTTTTAGGGGTTGTTTTTACTTTGTCTACAGGAACTACCTGATATAGCCTTTTACCATTCTTGTAAGGCTTGTCAATCCAAGTCAGAATATAGCCGCATTCGCTTAGCTCTAGTTTATGATCTATTTTTTGCAGTTTCATCCTGAAAATAGCCCCCATCCGTTTCTCATTAGCCTGTCCTGCTACAAAATTTCCGAGTGAATAGACTGTCACTTGCTTTTTAGCTTTGGTAGAGTCATTGAAGGTCTCCATAGGCTGTAGTACATGAGGGTGGGCACCGATAACGTAGTCAATACCCTTTTGGTGAAGAAGTCGACTGATACTTTTCTGATATGAGTTTGGTTGATCAGTATATTCATCTCCCCAATGCATAAAGGCAATAATGGCATCCACATTCGATGCTTTAGATTTATGAATGTCTCGTAGTATTTGGGCAGTGTCGATAGCACAAACAACATTTGGCGGTCTTACCCGAATCCCATTCGTGCTGAATGTGTAATTGAGGAGTGCCAATCGGATACTGTCTTTTTGCAATATTAAAGGGGTGCTATTCAAATATTCTGTAGTATCACGATAAGTGCCAGCCCGAAGTATTTTTAAGCTGTCTAGTACATCTAATGTGCGAATCAGTCCTTTCTTCCCTTTGTCGTAGCTATGGTTATTAGCTGTTGCCATGACATTGACGCCTGAGTAGACTAAGTCTTGGACGAGCTTATCAGGTGCTGAGAATGTAGGGTAACTAGTATAAGGCTCTCCTGCCAATGTCAACTCCAAGTTGGCGATGGTGAAATCAGCTTCTTTCAATTCATCAGCTACCAGCTCGAAGCAGGACTTGTAATTAAACTTGGTAGTGTCTTCTAGCATTGCAGCTCTACGTTGAGAGCCATGTTGCATAATATCTCCTACAAACTGAAGTGTAACATGCGTTGTGTCTGTACTGACAGGAGATGCTAGACTTCTATGGTGCTGAAAGGGTTGAGTAGCTGTCGCTATAAGTGCAATCAGCAAAAAGTTGATCCCTATATAGGAGCCAAAAAATAAAAAGTTCTTCTTCACAGGTTATTAAAAAATAGTTTGTTACTGTTTTAAACGCTGATAAAGAAGCTTTTTGTATTAGAATATTAAAAATGAATATAAAAAAAACGCAAAGTCTAACTTTGCGTTTTTGAGGTTGTTATCGTCGTCTCCTATTGGCGACTTGTTCCAGTAGTTTCCGTTTTAGTTTTTCCTCGACTTGTAATAGTGCCGCCAGTTGCCGTACAGTGAGTACACTGCTGAGTTTATTCATGTATGTCTTTTTAAGATCAAGAGACTCTTGCTCCAAAGCCAAGGTTCTGTCAATGTCTTTCTTGAGTTGTTCATCGCTTTTGGCAATACTTCCTGTAGCGAGTTCTCTCATTTCATTTCTGATGGCAACCTGTTTTTCGGTATACTCATCATAGACCTTCCAAAACTGGGCAGAATCTTTTGTAGAGAGTGCCAATTGTTCTGTAATAAAGTTTTTTCTGTATGCTTCTATCCGTCCTTGTCTTACTTGAGCCACAGAGACACTGCTGAGAGCCAGTAAGACGAGTAAAATAAGGAGTCTATTCATTTTTTATGGTAAATTTTATAAGAGGTCTTCTATATCTGATATTTCAATTTCGCTTTCTAAATATTGTTCTAATTCTGACTCATGCCCTTCTGAGATTTCAATATCTTCTTCTTCTACAAATAGTGCTACATCATAGGCAGAAATACCACTGTGTAACAAATAGAGTTCGGCATCTGTAGCTGTAATATCTTCAGGTAGTGGAGGAGCTTCTGCCACAACATCATCTGATTTGAACGGATGTGGATCCTCAGCTAAGAAAAGTGCTGTAAATGCTACCAAAATACAAGCAGCTACAGCTGCGGCAACCCACCTTCTTCGGTAATCCCTAAGTTTTACTTCCTTGGTAAGTGGAGCGTTTGTATCCTTCGCTTTGTCAACGATCTTATCCGTGACCTTGTCAAAGTATCCCTCAGGTACTTTAAAAGGCTTTGGGTTTTTATTTATATCGTCAAGTTTCATGGTATCAGCTATTGGTTAAAATATGCTCAATCTTTTTTACAGCATGATGGTAAGAAGCTTTCAGGGCGCCAACGGAAGTGTCCAGTACTTCTGAAATGTCCTGATAGCTCATGTCCTCAAAATATTTCATATTGAAAACCAGTCGTTGCTTTTCAGGTAGCTTCAGAATAGCCTTTTGGAGCTTTATCTGTATTTCATCTCCTGATATTAATTCGCTTTCATCAAGCTTATTAGCCAGTTCCTTGTTTACATCATGTATAGATAAAAAGAATCTTTTCTTCTTTTTGTTTAGAAAATTTAAACTATGGTTTGTGGCAATGCGGTACAACCAAGTATAGAGCTGTGATTTTCCTTCAAAACCGTTCAGGTTATGCCATGCCTTAATAAAGGTTTCCTGTGTTAGGTCATCTGCATCTTCATGAGTAATGACCAGCTTACGTATATGCCAGTAAACACGTTCCTGATACTTCTCAAGCAAGGCCCTAAAAGCCTCCTCTTTGGTAGAGGACAGTGAGAACTTACGTAGTATTTCGGTGTCTTCGAGTGTTTCTGAATTCACAATCGTTGTAAAGTTGGGCATCATGGTCATTTGACAGACCATTTGAAGAAAGGTTTAATACTAAACAAAAAAAAATTGAAATAGTAAGGAAAGTAGGGAAAGAAAAAATCCACGCCAGCGAATAGCCAACGTGGATTTTGAAGATTTATCTTGTAGCAGTAAATATACTGCAATTAGATGCTTACAAGTGGATACACTCACCGTATGCCTCTGCAACTGCTTCCATAACAGCTTCAGACAATGTCGGGTGAGGGTGAACCGCTGTGATGATCTCGTGACCTGTAGCTTCCAACTTACGGGCAGCAACTGCTTCAGCAACCATTTCAGTTACGTTGGCACCGATCATGTGACAACCTAACCATTCGCCGTATTTAGCGTCAAAGATTACTTTCACGAAGCCTTCCTTGTGACCCGCAGCACTTGCTTTACCTGAAGCAGAGAATGGGAATTTACCCACTTTGATCTCGTAACCAGCTTCTTTCGCTTGCTCTTCAGTGTAACCTACAGATGCGATTTCAGGAGCACAGTATGTACAACCAGGGATGTTTTTGTAATCCATTGGCTCAGGGTTCAGACCTGCAATTTTCTCCACACAAATGATGCCTTCGTGAGAAGCAACGTGTGCAAGAGCAGGACCGTGAACGATGTCACCAATTGCATAAACATTTGGAATGTTAGTTTTGTAGAAGTCGTCTACTAGGATTTTGCCTGCGTCATGAGCAACACCTGCCTCTTCCAGACCAATGCCTTCAATGTTTGTAGCAACACCAACAGCAGAAAGTACAACATCACACTCAATAGTAGTTTCTTCGCCTTTCTTGTTGCTTTTCACTGTCACTACACAGCCTTCACCTGAAGTGTCAACGTTAGTTACAGCAGCATCAGTCATCACCTTGATGCCTTGCTTCTTGAAGCTCTTAGCCAGCTCTTTTGAAATATCAGCGTCCTCTACAGGTACGATACGTGGCAAGTACTCTACGATTGTTACTTCAGTACCGATTGAGTTGTAGAAGTAAGCAAACTCAACACCGATAGCACCCGATCCCATTACAACCATTTTCTTAGGTTGTTTTTCCATTGTCATGGCTTTGCGGTAGCCAATTACTTTTTCGTTGTCGATCGGAATGTGAGGAAGTTCTTTTGAACGGCCACCAGTTGCCAAGATGATGTTGTCAGCTTCATAAACAGTTTTAGTACCGTCAGCAGCTTCTACTTCTACTTTCTTGTCTGATGTCAGACGACCGAAACCTAAAAGCTTCTCGATTTTATTTTTCTTCAAAAGGAACTCGATACCCTTGCTCATGCCATTGGCTACACCACGGCTACGCTGTACCATTGCCTCAAAGTTTACGTTCGCGTCACCTACCGTTACACCGTAATCCTGAGCATGTCTGATGTATTCAAACACCTGTGCACTTTTCAACAGGGCTTTTGTAGGAATACAACCCCAGTTCAAGCAGATACCCCCTAGTTCAGCTTTTTCTACAACAGCTGTTTTCAGACCCAATTGAGAAGCTCTGATCGCTGCTACATAACCACCAGGACCGCTACCAATTACAATTACATCAAATTTTGCCGACATAACAGTTAATTATTTAGATGCTTAAAAATATCTTTCGTTTTCATTAGCCAAAAAGACAAGAAGTCTTGATGACCGCACAAAAATAAGTGTTTAAGGGAGATTAAAAAACTGTAAGACTAATTGCAGTTTAACTGTATATCAATAGAAAAGGCATTGCTGTCAACAATGCCTTTCTTGATTCAATATGCAATTTACTCTGTGTCTCCGTCTATTTCAGGAGCCTGCGAAGTTCCAAAAAATGTACTTGGAAGAATCTTACGAATAAAAGATTTGCCTTCTTCAATTTCTTTGACTTCAAGCTGTGATTCCTGAAGTGCTTTTTGCCAAGCAGGAGGAAAGCCAATCAAAGAGCCTGAGAGTGAGTCAATAGCTTTTTGGTATACTTGTAAGGTTATCATCTCTTTTCTGCCAGGCTTTTGCATTAATACCTGATTGCTGATACGCAGGTTCTCGTTTTCCTTCTTGAGCATTTCCATTTCCTTCTTACGTTGGTCAATGGCTTCTGCATCCAATTCCATTTTTTGGTGAAGGTGTTTTTTAAGGTCTTTGATTTCCTTCTTGAGCTGATCCCGCTTGATCATTTGCTGTATATACAAAATAAGGCATAAGACAAGTCCAATACCTAAACCTATAAGGAAGTCCTCCAATGAAAAATTTTCCATGCTGATTTTAATTAAAATAATAAAGCCGAAAGCGCTATCCAGTTAAACAACTTAGTAACAAAAGCTGAGAAATTTAACTATTTGAAGATAGTACTTTCGGCTGAAAAGTGAAAAACTAGTGCCCTAAACGGAGTAGCAGCTAGATTCCCTGAGAAGTCAGTTCAATATCTACGGATGTATCAATATTAATGGCTTTTACCAAAATAGCGTTATAGTCTCCTGGACGGACATCGTTCAAGACCAACGTTTTCTTTTTGACGATTCCATTTTTAGTCATCGTGACATTGATGGTAATCGGTGAAGCTGAGAAATACCCAACCCTTTGTTCATCACCTGTATAAGTAAGAGAACCATCACTTGAAGAAGCTGTCATTTCATAAGTATCAAAGAACGCTTGGGTTTCAGGAGTGTAGTCGATCGTTAGTAAGGTATTTAAGACCTCAAAATCGATACTTTTGATAGCGACTACAGCGTCACCTACTTCAAAACCTTGTTGACCTTTAAGCTGTGGTGCATCAAAGGCAGGCATGGTCGGTGTTCCATTATCAACATGAAGTGTATACTGACCTTCAAAGAGTGTGATAGGGAATGGCACCTTGGTCATGTCTTCAAAATAGGCAATCTGTTTTCCTGAAGAATCATTGACAATAGCTAAGTGAAACCCTTCCAATGATAGTTGAGATAGGTCTACTCCGGCTTTAGCTAATACGTTGTAACCTAAGTCAAGGTCAAGTGTATTGAGTGTGACCTTACCTTCTGAAGGAAGTTGTTCAGCTTTCGCTGTTTCTTCTTCGGGCTCCACAATGAAAATGGGAATACACGATTGCCAGATTGTAGAAAGCAAGACGAAAAGCAGTAAGCGATATGAATATTTTATTTTGTTCATGGCTTTATCTGTAATCTATAATGAGTCAGTTACCTTTTCAATAATTGAAGAGCCGAAACTCCTTTGTCTGTTTTGATCATTAAATGGTATAAACCATTTGGAAGCTGTGCTACAGTGATTGTTTGCTGTAAGCCTTCCAAAGACTGAACCAATACCAATCTGCCTGTTGCATCGAAGATCGATAGTTGTGAACCCGTACTGAAGTTGCCTTCAAGGTTAATGATATCGACAGCAGGGTTAGGATAGAGCTTGATATTTGATTTGAATTCATCGTCAACACCCAAGACAATCCTATTGGATGGAGCATATGCAAATATTTCAGACGGAATCAGGAAATGTAACTCTATAATTCTCTCTTCACCTGTAACTCTGATGAGCAGACTTAAATCGTCATTTGATATACCTGAAATATCTCTGTCAATGATTACCTGAGAAGAGTCAGTACTTAGTGTTAGCCATTCGGGAACAGCAGTACTGTCTTCAAGGGTCATATCAAAGTCAAGAATTGATTTGAGTACATCAAGCCTGTCCGCAGGAAGCTGAACCAAAAGTTGGTTTCCACTGCCAAGGGAAAGGTCTGCTTCAGTAGCCTTGACATAGATAGAGGTCACTGCATACACATTATATTCAGATTCTGTCACGTAGAAAGAGACGTTGACAGAAGCCGCTGCTTCAAAATTAAGGTCACCTATTTGGTATGCAGCTATCGTCACTTTTCCTGTATCATATAGAGAAACTAAACCTCCATTTATGGTGGCATTACCTTCCAGTACTTCAAAACTTACAGGTAAGCCTGAAGTTGCTTCTGCCTGAAGACTGAATTCAGGTTTAACAAGTAAGTCAATATCCTCAATTGGTGTAAAGGAAATACTTTGTGTTTGCTTGACAACCTCTAGTGTGCTATTGATATAATTGAATGTATAGTGACTGTCATTTCCTCCTGAAATGGTAACAGGATAAATACCAACATTTGAAGAAAGTGTTGCAGTAGTAGAGACAGTTGGCAGTGTTGCCAATACTGTTTTATTCTCACCAACCTTAAATCCGCTGAAGTATAGGTTAAAGGTTGGATTTGCAGTATTGTAAGGTCTGCTAAGTGTATCTGTACTGACTGTCA
This portion of the Limibacter armeniacum genome encodes:
- a CDS encoding RNA polymerase sigma factor, whose amino-acid sequence is MVCQMTMMPNFTTIVNSETLEDTEILRKFSLSSTKEEAFRALLEKYQERVYWHIRKLVITHEDADDLTQETFIKAWHNLNGFEGKSQLYTWLYRIATNHSLNFLNKKKKRFFLSIHDVNKELANKLDESELISGDEIQIKLQKAILKLPEKQRLVFNMKYFEDMSYQDISEVLDTSVGALKASYHHAVKKIEHILTNS
- the lpdA gene encoding dihydrolipoyl dehydrogenase, which translates into the protein MSAKFDVIVIGSGPGGYVAAIRASQLGLKTAVVEKAELGGICLNWGCIPTKALLKSAQVFEYIRHAQDYGVTVGDANVNFEAMVQRSRGVANGMSKGIEFLLKKNKIEKLLGFGRLTSDKKVEVEAADGTKTVYEADNIILATGGRSKELPHIPIDNEKVIGYRKAMTMEKQPKKMVVMGSGAIGVEFAYFYNSIGTEVTIVEYLPRIVPVEDADISKELAKSFKKQGIKVMTDAAVTNVDTSGEGCVVTVKSNKKGEETTIECDVVLSAVGVATNIEGIGLEEAGVAHDAGKILVDDFYKTNIPNVYAIGDIVHGPALAHVASHEGIICVEKIAGLNPEPMDYKNIPGCTYCAPEIASVGYTEEQAKEAGYEIKVGKFPFSASGKASAAGHKEGFVKVIFDAKYGEWLGCHMIGANVTEMVAEAVAARKLEATGHEIITAVHPHPTLSEAVMEAVAEAYGECIHL
- a CDS encoding DUF4493 domain-containing protein, whose product is MNKIKYSYRLLLFVLLSTIWQSCIPIFIVEPEEETAKAEQLPSEGKVTLNTLDLDLGYNVLAKAGVDLSQLSLEGFHLAIVNDSSGKQIAYFEDMTKVPFPITLFEGQYTLHVDNGTPTMPAFDAPQLKGQQGFEVGDAVVAIKSIDFEVLNTLLTIDYTPETQAFFDTYEMTASSSDGSLTYTGDEQRVGYFSASPITINVTMTKNGIVKKKTLVLNDVRPGDYNAILVKAINIDTSVDIELTSQGI